Below is a genomic region from Taeniopygia guttata chromosome 7, bTaeGut7.mat, whole genome shotgun sequence.
GAAACTGCCACCACCTttgatccctctgcagagccaggaatAAAACCCCCTGAGCCAGGCCTCAGACTCACCGTCATCAGCTCCTTCTGGAAAGATTTCCTCTCCTTGTTCTCCACGCTGTTGCAGTCTTccttcagcttctccaggaCAGAGGCCACTCGCTCCGGCTCGCTGTCCAGCTCCGCCCGGCAGAAGAATGCTAGCGGCAAGTTCAGGTAGCCCAGGGCGTCGGCGAAGGAGCGCCAGCTGCTGAGGTTCTCCATCAGCAGAGTCCTCACCGAGGCATAGATGTAGGTCAGGAACTTGCAGGGCCTCAggatctgctccagcagcaggctGGTGGTGAGATCCGGCCCAGAGAAGTAGCTGGGTTTGACCTTCCCAACCACCAGCACGTTTTTGGTGTGCACAAGGCCAATTTTCCCCTGGTAGTAGCCAATGTACCACTCCTTGGTCCACAGCTGGCCTTTCAACCTGATCTTCTCCTCACTGAGGAGGGCTATGACGTCTCCCTTCTTGTATTCCAGCAAATAGTGGTTCTTGCTCTGCCTCACCACTGTCTTCAGCAGCTTCCCATATTTTAGGCTCAACACTGGCCGGTCCTGAAAAACCGGATACTTGGCGGTGGCAGCCAGAGGGGAGAGGATGATCTTCCCCACCTCATTCTTCTTCAGGAACCGCCTCTGCCCCGTGGGTTTGATGGCGCTTTTTGGAGGTGGCTGCGGCGTCTGGACGCAGAACTGGGTCAGAATGGCATCTTGGTCATCCTTGACTTGTATCCTCAGCGTGAAGTCCGACAGCTCGTTGGGGTCGTGGGACGTGATCGGGAAGATGAGGCGGCTGACCTTGCCCAGCTTCATCTGGAAGCCCCGGACGATCTTGGCTTGCTCACTGGCCTTCACCTCATAGTTGGTCATGTTGGAGAACATGCAGAGCTTGAGGTCCTGGGGCCGGGACAGGGCAAACTGGTGCttcccccagagctggagggCGACAGGAGCCGGGCTATGGGACTGCCTGGTGACCTCGTTGACCAGCAGAGTCTTGGGGGCACACTCGTGGCCGAACATGGCCACCACGGTCTTGAAGGAAGGGTGGATGTGCTTGGGGCCGTAGACGCCCACCGTGATCTTCTTGCTGATGTAATCCCACACGGTGTAAGGGTAGAGGATGTTCTGGCCCTGTGCCACGGACGCGATGTACATGCAGGGCTCCAGGTTCTCCAGCTGCACCTGGATCGTGTCCCCGTAGGAATAGCTCAGCTGCATTGGCGTGTAGGGCCCCTCCTTCACGTCACTGCGCAGGCACTGCAGCCCCACCAGGCTCTTGCTCATCATGTCGTTCTTGACCTCCGCTGACACCTTCATTTCCAGGATGATGAAGGTCTTCACCTCCATGTTGCTGAGTTTGATCTGCAGGACGGGGCTGATGGTGGTGCACTTGTCGCTGTTCAGCTCCAGCGGCGGGTCCAGCATGGCCTTCATGGAGATCTGCTGCGTCTCCCCGGGACACACGTGGCCCTCGGGCACGCGGATGCTGATGTTGGTGTCTGGCAGCTGGACGGCCCCGCCGGAGCTGTCCAGCTTGCACACAATGTTGGTCTCCACCGGTTGCGTCTGACCCCAGCCAGGATTTTGGCCAAGCAAATCCAAGTCATGGCAAGACCGAGCCAGCTTCCTGTGGTTCAGCCACGCTGTCCTAAAATCCTCCCTGCTctggaactgctcaggggtgggagACTTCAAACCACTGAAGAAACCTGACGATGCCGGCATGTCCGACTTGGCCTGGAGGACAGACAGCTCGGACAAGCTGTAGGAGCGCTTACTTCGGAAGAAAGGGTTGTCCCTTCTCACAGGCTGTTCCACATCCAGCCTGTTTGTGGAGGGAAACTCATCAAAAAGGTTCCCCAAGCTGCTGTTGGCAGCCGAACTGGGGAGAGCTGACGTGGGAGCCCCCGTGTCGAAGAGCAACAAATCCACGGCCACGCTGGAGTTGGACTCTTTGTCCGAGCAGGGTGCTGCTTGCAAATTCCCATTCAGGAACGGGTTGGTCTGCACTCCATTCAGGAAGGGGTTGTTGTGGTAGGATTTGGCAGAGTTTCTCTTCACATCAGTCCACTCCCCAAGCAGGTCCAACTCCCTGATGCCCTCGTCGGGGCTCTCCAGCAGATTGTCGATCACCCCACTGTCGCTGAGGGAGGAGTTGCGGTGGTTGATGGGCTGCACGTAGGAGGACGGGATGTAGCCCATCTCCGTGGTGTTGTGGGCGTACCACCAGTCCCCTCCCGACGTGTCCAGCACGTACAGGTGGTCCCCCTTGGAGAACTTCAAGGTAGTGAAATTTGTGGGGCAGTAATCCTTGATCGCTATGACTTCCTTCGCGTTCCCAAAGGACGTGGGGCTGTCTACCAGGAAGGCACTAGGAGAAGGCACTGCAGAGGCAAGGAGGAGACAGCACTGTGAGAGATGCTCAGCAGAGTCACCACTGACTTGGAACCCTTCATTCTAGGTCACCATTCCATATTGTTTTAAGTGATGAAGGTAGGTTTGGGACCACTGAATCATTAAATTTGGACAAGGCCTCCAAGACCATCAAGTctaaccattaacccagcactgccatgtccaccactaagccatgtccccaagtgccatatCTGTGTGTTTTCTGAACACTTGCAGCTCCACTGATTCCCGGGGCAACCTCTCAAGCCTGGAGGTGTTTTTCttcataacatttttttcaagaaaactCCACTATTCCTGGTACATTCACACCTCTCTTCCCTAAAGGGTTCATCCAAACCCAAGATAACTCTCCATACAGGCTAAAAGCCCTCTTGCTCTGCTGTAACCCCTCTCCTGCACATCTGAAacatgcccagagaagctgtggctgtccctgaatccctggaagtgttcaggccaggttggatggggcttggagtaacctgggctagtggaaagtgtccctgcttTCAGGTTCCTCCCAAATCAAACCATTCTCTGGTTCTGAAGGTTACCCAGTTTGAGCACTCACAGAATCCCACATCTCCCTCTCACACTGCTCTTCTGCAGCATCTTCAGCCTCCCCTGCAGAAGTGCCAGTGGAAGAGTTTTCTGCCAGGGGATCCCAATTTACACCCAGGATGGGTTGAGCCTATACTGCCACCCTATTTATTGGTTTTGCTCTCATTTTCAGGACATGTTTTTGTAAAAAGCACCAAAACCAAGCTGCAGATGATGTTCCATCAATGGTTAAATGTATGCTGTCTCCCTAGAGAGTCTGAAGAAAACAAGGAACGCTGGATTTTCACCAACAGGGAGCTGCGAGGGAATTGGGACAGCACCTGCTTCAACAGGCTCGAGAGCTCTCTGAGAGGAAAAGGGAGTTTAGAAAACACAGGAAGCTCTTAAAATCTGGGAGATAaagggatgggagctcagacGGAACATCCCTGCAGTCTCCATTGCAGGCTGGCAGCATTTCTTACCCACAGAAACAACAAGTCAAGGGAAGATACAGCTGAGCAAAGAGAGGCCTTTAAATACAGCCTGGGGATGGAGCATTCAGAGGAGAAGAGTTTTGTACACATCCTGAACAGCTCATCTGCCAGCAGGCAAAGGGGTGGGGACATTCACCCAGTGGAAAACTGCAAAGAAACTCCAAATTGGAATTATTTTGGCAGCCTGCTAGGTTGGAAGCTGCTGTTAACTCAGTCATCCTGCAGAATGGAGCATTTTTGGTGCCAGATCAGAGAGGCAAGTTGCTGTTTCCTTGTCCCTCCAGCTGGGCATGCAGGGGTTAACAGGGATGTGCTGAGAAGAGGAGCAATTTCTAGTTTTGCATTAAAACCCATCTAACTTGCAGCAAGTGTTTGATGTTCAGGTGCTACACCTGCAAAAACAATCTCCTTTGTGAGTGTTTACTTTCAAGGCCCGCAGCACTCTCCAGCTTCCACCTGGAGTTTTTCCTTGGGATGCTCTCTTGCTAGGGGAGCAGTAATTCCCCTCCCACTTGACCATGGCTTTTATGCTGGGTAATGCAGcataaaaggaaaacacagcaggaaaaaaaagcaataaaaggtgggaaaaaacaaaaaggattACTGGAGGAGCAACCTACaggctcccagtgcccaggaAAGCAAAACAGCTCTGTCACCGCCTTGTTGGTGTCACCAAGCCCTCCCAGGCGGTGGGGATGGGTCTGAAATGAGGAGGGGGCTGATCCCTAGGCACCTTTGACGTCGCAGAGTGTGGTTTCAGCAAAGCCCTCGCCCAGGTCGATGAGCGTCCCCTCGGACTTGCACCGCGGGAGCCCTCCCGAGTTGGCCGCCCGGATCCTCTGTGCTGCCATCTCCGCTCCTGGTGGGCACTACATGGCCATGGCCCCTCTGCCAGCGATGGGGACCCCGGTGTCACCTCGGGGaaccagcctggaggagagagaCAAAGGTCAGGGTGTTAGAAAGGCTCTGGGCACCCCCATGGCACCCTCACGCTGATCGTGTGCCGATATAGGAGAGCCTGTCCCGTTCTCCTGAAACCATCGTGGAACACAGGCTGGATGCTCCCAGGGACCACAGCAGGGCCTACAGACCCCTGGGGAGCAAGGACAGCCCTCTAGCCTTTAGGAGTTTTTTGGGAATACACTGCTCCCAGCCTTGTAAACTGGTCCTTCTCCCCATTTCCCAAGCACTTGCAGGTTGCTGTAACACAATTATAAAACCACCAagcactgtgctgctgtgggagcacAGAAGACCCACAGGACTGGGCTTTTTCCCTGTTCAAATGGGTCACATCCCTCTCTCCCACTGCAGCATCTCCTAGAACAGGGAGCGGCTCTTCCCACTTGCTCCCCGCATTTCTCCCCTCATCCAACCAACCAGGCAGAGCACCAATGCCTTCCTGCACtgaatattataaaaataaaggaaaaaataaggaaaaaaaaaatccctccttttttttccagaagctCTTGCAAAAACACTTCCAGAATCCCTGTGGAAGAGAGCTTCATCAGCCCACTGGAGCTGAGAGGAAAATGAGCCCATTCCCACAGGACACTCCGACCACCAACGTTGTGGCTGATGCAAGCATGGGCAAGAACTCCCCTGACGTCACCCGTGTCTTctggagctgggacagtggCCATATGGGCCAGGACAAGCAGGGAAGGCTGAAGGCAtggctggagcacagctgaaCCATGAGTTGCTACTCCAGGTTTGCACCAAGCAGCAGGAACGCTGTCTGGCGTATTTGGGATCATCCTGGAAATTCTGGATTCAGCCCCTCCCTCACAGCTGTCACAAAACTCCAGCCTggctgcaaaacaccagcaggtCTTAACCATAAAAGTTTTAATTATAGTTATATCCAAATCCCTTGTTTAACAAAGGGATTTTCATCCACTCCTAATGCtgttcttcctttctccctctcccatgcaattttttttcttttcctccctctgcttgAAAAATGAAATCCAACAGAAAATAACAGCCAGACCCAAATTCCTTAGGTGGGAATACAGAGCTGATGTCTCCTCCAGCACTGTGAGGGGGAACAGCAAGTCCTGAAGGATTTGGTGCCCTTTTCTGGAATGCAGCAAGAGGAAATCTGCAGGGGAGAGCCTAAGCAGGAGATACTCCAGCCTGCTTGAAATGCTTCCCAAGCCATCCCCAGGGCTGGTATGCCGGGAATGTGGCTGGCTGGAAGGGATgcaccaggctgcagccagaAAAGGGAAGGCAGAACTTGTGTGCAAACATTTCCCCTTCAAGGAGAGCCTCCCCTCCTGTCGGGTCCTGCTGGGAGCAATCCAAGGGGAAAGGGTTTGGCAGGGAATAAACAGAGGGACACCAGGCTTTGAGACAAGGCTGAGCTTATCAGAGCTGGGACAGCTAACAGAggggacctggagctgctgccaggggcaggaCAAAGGAATAAGCAGGAATAAGCAGGAATAAGCAGGAATAAGCAGGAGGAAGCTCCAGTAGAAAGcaaggaagagaggaaggatGATCCCCTTGGCTGGCACGATTCACCATCCACCCATTAATGCAATTTGGGATTGCAGCTTTTCTAGGTGGTGTGGAACGGCCCCAAACACACAGTGCCTCCCTCTAGAGATCCCACACCTCACCGATTTTGGCGATTCTTGTACACaatcttgttaaaaaaaaatcaaaccactGCGGCATCCCAAAATTACCCCCTGCTTGGGCAGCTCTGCACAAAGTAGGAAAAACCAAGTGTAAGCCACAAATATCTTTTGAAACACCTGCCTGCTGGTCCAGCATCAAatgaattttatattaattatgGCAGCTACAGCCCTAACAGCTCTCACTGACATATCCACAAGCCTGGAATTTGCAGGGATGCTCCCCCTCCCTCTGTTTACATAAGGCGATGGGAAGCTTCCCACTAAAGGTCTCTGACAGATGTGGCTCTGTGgagaaacagctggaaaaatcccCTCTGCATGGAACCATGAGGCCTCAAAAGGAATCTACACACAAATGAGGGATAATGGAAAGGAATTTCCTCTACTGACAGCAGCATCCTGGATCTGTCTGTCCCTcctggatgcagggatgcacaCATACACTGAAGGATGGTGGCAAGGCCCCCCACGCTGGGTTTAGGATGAGAGCCCTATGTTGGAGCTGGGGATGGACCCAAAATGTTTCTGAATGCAGTGGTAACCAGCAACCCTCAGATTCAGGCTGTGTGAGGATAAAAGGGTTAAATGGGGGGAAACAAAGGGTGGAAGGGGCAAGATTTGTTTAGAAATCACCGAGACAATGGCCTGCAAACTCCTCTGAAAGGCTTTAAATTTAGCGTGGGGTTAAATATAGACCAGGGGAAAACCCAGCCCCATCTGTTTACCCAAAGCCACAAACAGCATCCAAAATGAATGGTGGGGGGAAGGAAATCAGTGGGCGACCAGAGCACACCCTGACAGCGCCAGCAGCTCCTCAAAGACACCCACACCTGCTTTTCACGCTGGTTTGTCCCTCCTGTGAGGGACAGAGAATGCTGCAGGGTCGAATGCAGCCCTGCGAGCCAGGGGGacctgctgcctgctcccccATCCCAACATatccagctgcctgcagcagggcccCACAGAGgttatgtttttctttcccaaatccTAAGCAGGCTTTGCTGGGAGTGGAGGAAGCTTTAAGGCAGCCCCAGTGAGCAGATTTCCATGGGGGCATCCTCACAGCCTCCTGGCACGGATGGTGCTGCCCCTGGGTTTAACTctccctggggagccccacCACCCTCTAGGGGAAGAAGCTTTTCCTAAAACCCAACCTAAAcatctcctggcacagctccagctgctccctcaggtgccaccaggcacgaagcagcagcagggctggggctggtgacAGCGTCACATCTActacaaaaaaccccactaaaaCTTGACTAAAAACAAACccagtttttttcctgcagcacttgAACACACAGCATTCAGCATCCCAGCTTCAGCATTAGTAGCATggaaaaggttaaaaataaCTTCTGCAACATGTCTGGTACAACTTATCCCAGAAATCCAACTGCAGGCCCAGGGAGCCTCCCGAGacctcctggcacaggcagagcccatcctccccagctccagccatcATTCAGtcatgggattttgggatggacGCACCTCTGGCTGGATGCTGAGCTATCAAAGACACACCACGGGCACCCAGCCACGCTGGACAGGGAAAAGCAATCCCAGGAAAAATACCAAACCCATGTCCTGGAGCAAAGCAATGCAGTAAAACCACGGGAACACCCAAAAGTGCACAGCCCAAGGGTGGGAAGCAGGATCTGCTGCTGGCCCATGGAAGGTCCTCTCCAACAAGCCCTGACTGTGGTGTGGGTGGGACAGGACCCCTCCAGGAGCCTCAGTGAGGGGAAATCCCTGGCTGCCAAGAATTTGGGCTGATAAGAGCcaggagggctggcagggctgcgCGGTACCAAGCACCGTCAGGGCTGGAGATGGAGCCAGGTCCTTCCAGGTGCAGCcaaggagctgccagcagcagagagcagtgcacatccctgcccatcccattcccagccctccctggagctgcagggtcCATCCCACCAGGGCACGTCCGTGTCCGTGGGAAGCACAAGGAACAGGAGCTGCCGTGACACAAGACTGGTCAACTCTGCCATAATGACCACCTGCACCCGTTTTCCCTGAAAAATCCATTGAAAGCCTCTCAAGACTGGGTTGCAAGCTATGGGGAAATCTCCCACCCTACCCTTGGCCACAAAttgaaaattggggaaaaaaaaaaaaaaaagaaggagctTCCAATCAATTCCTCATCATCCTCTCCCCACAGCAGAGCCAAGATCAACTGCGGGCCCTTGCTGCTTTATggcttttaatttcctttttctttctccaaaatGGAGTTCCTCTGACTCTCCTACAAACATAGAAGTGTTTTTGGaggtttcttttaaaaacagttgGCTTTGCTTGGATATGAgtaaatttaaactttttctaGGGAGGAATTCATGTACCAGAGCCACAGTACTCCCCACAACACTTGTCCCACACAATGAATTTACTGCAAATGTTGCTTTTATCAGTCACAAAACCCCAAGGACCTCAAATCCACGGGAGCAGATGCTGAAGAGACCCCTCCACACCCCAGGGACAACCCAGCCCTgagggagctgctcagggaatgCCAGGTGACACCAACCCACTGCAAGGTGCAAGGGCCTACAAaagaaactgtaaaaaactccAGTGATCGAAACCTCAAAATTTTAGTTAACCATCTGCTTTAGGAACTTGGTTTGGCCCTGTGAATTCTTCACCTGCAAGATCTCCCTCATGGCTATGACACAACACAATGCTGGCTCTTGCTCCACACACTTCTCTCCAGTGGAAAATGATCCCACCACCTCAGGaattccctccttttcccatgCTTGTACTGATAGATCTCCAGGCAGGTGAAAAAACACAATGTCCTTGAAACTAGCAACTTAAATCCAACCTAAAAATCAGCACAGCCCCACCCAGGtcctctgcagcctccagcaAAGCTGGGAAGGCTTTGGAAGCAGCTGGTGGCAAGCAACAGACCGATCACCTTGTGGCTCATCTCCCGGTGATCCAGGTCTCTTCCACGAGCCTTGCTGGAAGGGATGGGAGGGGAAGAGCTGTCTGCTGTTGAGATTTTCCCCTCAGAAGGCCGGCCCAAGCATTCTCCAAGTCTGATGCCAGCCATGCCCAGTGATTCCTGACCCCACTGCCTCTCTCttatctcctcctcctccttcactGCTTGCGTTTGCCAAGCTAACGCTTTCAtcttccaaagaaaagaaaaaacccacccaagCCAAGCAAAGATAAAACCACCCCTTAAGACAACACCAAACACCAGCTCTTTGTACCAAAAGAACACCCTGGTGTGAACTCACACGTCCGTCCCAGCACGAGCCTCCCGGGAGCTGCCTGGAACACAACACACGGCGCTTTTAGTCCCTTTTCCAGCACACAAGAAGGGACCCATGGAAGCATCAGGAcctcccatccctcctgcagcaccctcaCGTCCCAGGGGTTTGTTCTGGAGCCCATCCCCAGCATGTGATGTG
It encodes:
- the SH3BP4 gene encoding SH3 domain-binding protein 4, with amino-acid sequence MAAQRIRAANSGGLPRCKSEGTLIDLGEGFAETTLCDVKVPSPSAFLVDSPTSFGNAKEVIAIKDYCPTNFTTLKFSKGDHLYVLDTSGGDWWYAHNTTEMGYIPSSYVQPINHRNSSLSDSGVIDNLLESPDEGIRELDLLGEWTDVKRNSAKSYHNNPFLNGVQTNPFLNGNLQAAPCSDKESNSSVAVDLLLFDTGAPTSALPSSAANSSLGNLFDEFPSTNRLDVEQPVRRDNPFFRSKRSYSLSELSVLQAKSDMPASSGFFSGLKSPTPEQFQSREDFRTAWLNHRKLARSCHDLDLLGQNPGWGQTQPVETNIVCKLDSSGGAVQLPDTNISIRVPEGHVCPGETQQISMKAMLDPPLELNSDKCTTISPVLQIKLSNMEVKTFIILEMKVSAEVKNDMMSKSLVGLQCLRSDVKEGPYTPMQLSYSYGDTIQVQLENLEPCMYIASVAQGQNILYPYTVWDYISKKITVGVYGPKHIHPSFKTVVAMFGHECAPKTLLVNEVTRQSHSPAPVALQLWGKHQFALSRPQDLKLCMFSNMTNYEVKASEQAKIVRGFQMKLGKVSRLIFPITSHDPNELSDFTLRIQVKDDQDAILTQFCVQTPQPPPKSAIKPTGQRRFLKKNEVGKIILSPLAATAKYPVFQDRPVLSLKYGKLLKTVVRQSKNHYLLEYKKGDVIALLSEEKIRLKGQLWTKEWYIGYYQGKIGLVHTKNVLVVGKVKPSYFSGPDLTTSLLLEQILRPCKFLTYIYASVRTLLMENLSSWRSFADALGYLNLPLAFFCRAELDSEPERVASVLEKLKEDCNSVENKERKSFQKELMTALLKMDCQGLVVRLVQDFVLLTTAVEVAQRWRELAEKLAKVSRQQMDAYEAPHRDRSGTLDSEAMWKPAYDFLLTWSSQMGDSYRDVIQELHTGLDKMKNPITKRWKHLTGTLILVNSLDMLRAAAFSPQDHEDFAI